A genomic window from Methanovulcanius yangii includes:
- the ilvB gene encoding biosynthetic-type acetolactate synthase large subunit, whose protein sequence is MKSGAKILFESLAKEGVDTIFGYPGGSVLPIYDELYDSDIRHILVRHEQAAVHAADGYARASGKVGVCLATSGPGACNLVTGIATAYMDSTPVIAITGQVPTSLLGRDAFQESDITGITLPITKHNYLVPRTEELGRIIHEAFYIAGSGRQGPVLVDLPKDVTTGTADYDMESDSLVSLRGYQPTLQGHRLMIEKAIQRIAVADRPLIYAGGGVISSGGSEDLVRFAEKWNIPVTTTLMGLGAIPCDHPLSLGMLGMHGTEYANYAVTECDLLIAVGVRFDDRVTGKVEAFAPNADIIHIDIDPAEIGKNKRVDIPIVGDVKIVLRQMLHEDNHESVPRQWNERIEQWKRDFPTSYPDDGKLRPQFIVKELSDILDGRGIIVTEVGQNQMWAAQHFCFRRPRQWISSGGLGTMGYGFPAAIGAAVACPGEPVFDIAGDGSFQMNIQELATVAQYNIPVKIAVLNNQYLGMVRQWQELFYERRYSYTELTPVDFVKVAEAYGVPGLRVDRPEDVRPAFEAALAADGPFVLDFRIEREENVMPMVPAGAAINEMILGERK, encoded by the coding sequence ATGAAAAGCGGGGCAAAGATTCTCTTTGAGAGCCTGGCAAAAGAAGGAGTCGACACCATATTCGGATATCCTGGTGGTTCGGTCCTTCCTATTTATGATGAGCTCTATGACTCTGATATCCGCCATATCCTTGTTCGTCACGAGCAGGCTGCAGTCCATGCAGCAGACGGATATGCGCGGGCAAGCGGGAAAGTCGGAGTCTGCCTCGCTACTTCCGGTCCCGGAGCCTGCAATCTGGTTACGGGTATCGCGACGGCCTATATGGATTCAACACCGGTTATTGCTATCACCGGGCAGGTGCCAACCTCCCTTCTGGGGAGGGATGCCTTTCAGGAGTCGGATATAACGGGGATCACTCTCCCCATCACAAAGCATAATTATCTGGTTCCCCGCACCGAAGAGCTGGGGCGTATCATCCATGAGGCATTTTATATTGCCGGTTCCGGGAGGCAGGGGCCGGTTTTGGTTGATCTGCCGAAGGATGTAACGACCGGCACCGCTGACTATGATATGGAATCGGACTCTCTGGTATCATTAAGGGGATACCAGCCGACCCTGCAGGGACATCGCCTAATGATAGAGAAAGCCATACAACGGATTGCCGTGGCTGACCGTCCGCTGATTTATGCCGGCGGAGGGGTTATCTCGTCAGGTGGATCTGAGGATCTCGTCCGTTTCGCTGAAAAATGGAATATTCCGGTGACCACGACGCTGATGGGTCTGGGGGCCATCCCCTGTGATCATCCGCTCAGTCTGGGTATGCTTGGAATGCATGGCACGGAATATGCGAATTATGCTGTGACGGAATGTGATCTCCTGATTGCCGTCGGGGTCCGGTTTGACGACCGTGTCACCGGGAAGGTCGAAGCCTTTGCCCCGAATGCGGATATCATTCATATCGACATCGATCCTGCCGAGATTGGCAAGAATAAACGGGTGGATATTCCCATCGTCGGAGATGTGAAGATTGTCCTCAGGCAGATGCTTCATGAAGATAATCATGAGAGTGTGCCGCGCCAGTGGAATGAACGAATTGAGCAGTGGAAGCGTGATTTCCCGACATCCTATCCGGATGATGGGAAACTCCGGCCTCAGTTCATTGTAAAGGAACTCTCGGATATCCTGGATGGCAGGGGCATTATTGTGACCGAAGTCGGGCAGAATCAGATGTGGGCTGCCCAGCATTTCTGTTTCCGCCGTCCACGCCAGTGGATATCCTCCGGCGGCCTTGGGACGATGGGGTATGGATTCCCCGCCGCAATTGGTGCGGCGGTTGCATGTCCTGGTGAGCCGGTGTTTGATATCGCAGGAGATGGCAGTTTCCAGATGAATATCCAGGAACTGGCAACGGTGGCCCAGTATAATATTCCTGTGAAGATCGCCGTCCTGAATAACCAGTATCTGGGTATGGTCCGGCAGTGGCAGGAGCTCTTCTATGAGAGGCGCTATTCCTATACCGAACTTACTCCTGTAGACTTTGTCAAAGTGGCGGAGGCCTATGGCGTCCCGGGACTTCGGGTGGATCGCCCGGAGGACGTTCGCCCGGCATTTGAAGCGGCTCTGGCTGCGGACGGGCCGTTTGTGCTGGATTTCCGTATCGAGAGAGAGGAGAATGTGATGCCGATGGTACCAGCAGGAGCTGCCATCAATGAGATGATACTGGGGGAGAGGAAATGA
- a CDS encoding ABC transporter permease translates to MQTPDISIPGLFFAFLLLVVPAIVIWRIRLPMLRESMVAMGRMVIQLSLAGVYLTVLFEIDNAVLNVLWLLLMIGVAAFEAVRKERLSLRLMYAPTMIAFAAGTMSILLYFQVLVLENETILAAQLLIPIAGMLLGNSLGNTIVAINNFSRNLHRNQNRYLSSLGFGATKMEGLMPYFREALASALKPSLGNIAVMGIVFLPGLMTGQLIAGLSPVIAIKYQISILIAIYSSTVICVTLAIYATTIIGFDEFGLIKEDMFSGPVKRERI, encoded by the coding sequence ATGCAGACGCCTGATATATCAATTCCGGGCCTCTTCTTTGCATTTCTCCTCCTGGTAGTGCCCGCTATCGTCATCTGGCGCATTCGGCTTCCCATGCTCAGGGAATCCATGGTCGCCATGGGACGGATGGTCATACAGCTTTCACTCGCAGGTGTCTATCTGACCGTGCTCTTTGAGATCGACAACGCGGTACTCAATGTGCTCTGGCTTCTCCTGATGATCGGGGTTGCGGCATTTGAAGCCGTAAGAAAGGAACGGCTATCATTGCGACTGATGTATGCGCCAACGATGATTGCATTTGCAGCCGGTACCATGAGCATACTGCTATACTTTCAGGTACTGGTTCTGGAAAATGAGACGATTCTGGCAGCACAACTTCTCATTCCCATCGCCGGGATGCTTCTGGGCAATTCTTTGGGCAACACCATCGTTGCTATCAACAATTTTTCCCGGAATCTCCACCGCAATCAAAACAGATACCTCTCGAGCCTCGGTTTTGGTGCAACAAAAATGGAGGGGCTCATGCCGTATTTCCGGGAAGCTCTTGCATCTGCTCTCAAGCCATCCCTTGGAAACATCGCAGTGATGGGTATCGTATTTCTCCCGGGTCTGATGACTGGTCAGCTCATCGCCGGTCTTTCGCCGGTAATTGCGATAAAATATCAGATCTCAATTCTCATCGCCATCTATAGCTCGACCGTCATCTGCGTTACCCTTGCAATTTATGCTACAACCATCATAGGATTTGATGAATTCGGGTTAATCAAAGAAGATATGTTCTCAGGTCCCGTAAAAAGAGAGAGAATTTAA
- a CDS encoding sodium:solute symporter family protein, giving the protein MTDVLTIGIIVLYGLLLIGIGSWASKKIHSTEDYILAGRSLGFWVFTILMVASVCSGMTLVGVSGFGFASGWPGIWEQIFVPLAASFAIIVFGAKLHGISRKTGYMTVEDYLAQRFESPRAVRGLAAASGIVVSLIYLVGQYTAISIVLVWLFGISHITALIISAIVITVYTVIGGLYAVSWTTLIQGAILIVGVIVMAPLVILSAGGLTHINEVLATLDPNMVMPYYPSPAYAAYAYCTPEFLFSFGILLMVGLACAPHVINNVLAAEKARFFKWSPLIAFAIYAVVMFLVKFAGFAVRVLVEEGKLVLPSTVNAQDFAFMYGVEYASPNVLVWAFFAVIVLAAVMSTTDRLMLTIGTMFSWDIFKNLLKPDATDKQVLRVSQVCVFLAAAVSLLLAINPPEMLAWLIWMGIGVMLATFAVPLLAALYWRRATAYGAIASMAAGLISAGFFAYIHQFVTKLPVHFSLYALVCSILAMIIVSLLTKPVSEETLDLTHTGWYIQPR; this is encoded by the coding sequence ATGACTGATGTCCTTACTATAGGCATTATCGTGCTCTATGGGCTTCTTCTCATAGGGATAGGAAGCTGGGCATCCAAGAAAATTCATTCGACCGAGGACTATATTCTGGCTGGCAGGTCACTCGGATTTTGGGTTTTTACCATTCTTATGGTTGCCTCCGTCTGTTCCGGAATGACGCTTGTCGGTGTGAGTGGGTTCGGGTTTGCCTCGGGATGGCCGGGAATTTGGGAACAGATCTTCGTTCCGCTTGCCGCATCCTTTGCAATAATCGTCTTTGGTGCAAAACTCCATGGAATATCCCGCAAGACCGGCTATATGACCGTTGAGGATTATCTCGCACAAAGGTTTGAGAGCCCCCGTGCGGTGAGGGGGCTTGCCGCCGCCTCCGGAATCGTGGTTTCTCTGATCTACCTCGTTGGCCAGTATACGGCAATCAGCATCGTACTGGTCTGGCTATTCGGGATCTCGCATATCACTGCACTTATCATTTCTGCCATTGTGATAACTGTATATACTGTGATTGGCGGATTGTATGCGGTCTCGTGGACAACCCTGATTCAGGGCGCCATCCTGATCGTCGGGGTCATTGTCATGGCACCCCTCGTCATTCTCTCGGCAGGCGGTCTGACGCATATTAATGAAGTTCTGGCAACACTTGACCCGAATATGGTGATGCCGTACTACCCGTCTCCCGCTTATGCAGCCTATGCATACTGCACTCCCGAATTCTTATTCTCGTTCGGGATACTTCTGATGGTTGGCCTTGCCTGCGCACCGCACGTTATCAACAACGTCCTGGCAGCAGAAAAGGCGAGGTTCTTCAAATGGTCTCCATTGATCGCATTTGCCATCTATGCCGTTGTTATGTTCCTGGTCAAATTTGCGGGATTTGCCGTACGTGTTCTGGTTGAAGAGGGAAAACTGGTCCTTCCGTCGACCGTCAACGCACAGGATTTTGCATTCATGTACGGGGTTGAATATGCCTCTCCGAACGTGTTGGTATGGGCATTCTTTGCGGTCATCGTTCTGGCCGCCGTCATGTCGACGACGGACCGGTTGATGCTTACCATAGGTACGATGTTCTCGTGGGACATCTTCAAAAACCTGTTAAAGCCAGACGCAACGGACAAACAGGTGCTCCGGGTCAGTCAGGTCTGTGTGTTCCTGGCAGCTGCAGTCTCACTTCTGCTGGCCATCAATCCTCCGGAAATGCTTGCATGGCTGATCTGGATGGGAATCGGTGTGATGCTTGCGACGTTTGCCGTTCCGCTGCTTGCGGCTCTCTACTGGAGGCGGGCTACCGCCTATGGTGCAATTGCCAGCATGGCCGCCGGCCTGATCTCTGCCGGGTTCTTTGCCTACATCCACCAGTTTGTTACGAAGCTCCCGGTTCATTTCAGTCTCTACGCCCTCGTCTGTTCAATCCTTGCGATGATCATTGTCAGTCTCCTGACCAAACCGGTCAGTGAGGAGACCCTTGATCTGACCCATACCGGATGGTATATTCAGCCCCGCTGA
- a CDS encoding 2-isopropylmalate synthase, whose product MSALLFDKLRFFDTTLRDGEQTPGVTLNPEQKFEIASSLADIGVHVVEAGSAAASEGELAAIRRITEAGLGIECCTYVRALEQDIDLAADAGADSVHLVVPVSDLHIREKLRKDREQIRTMAVKAVEYAKDRGLIVELSGEDASRADQTYLRSLFREGVEHGADRLCFCDTVGLMTPERAGEVIPPLLFAPLSIHCHNDLGFALANTIAALKAGASCAHVTVNGLGERAGNTPFEEVVMSLEVLYGVSTGIKTEHIYQLSTLVSRLTGIALPANKAIVGSMAFTHESGIHAHGVLKNAKTYEPIPPERVGRKRRIVLGKHSGSASVQASLQELGYQVNAEQLAAIVRRIKALGDEGKRITDTDLMTIADAVLQIECAPVLNLRQFTVVSGNRSIPTASVTMSVNNMEITGASTGNGPVDAVIRALRESVSGVGDIVLEDYHVSAIEGGTDALVDVTVKLSKDGKLLTSRGARTDIITASVEAVVAGMNRLLREDNEKRGKDSL is encoded by the coding sequence GTGAGTGCTTTATTATTCGATAAGCTACGCTTTTTTGACACTACCCTGAGAGATGGGGAACAGACACCTGGTGTCACCCTTAATCCTGAACAAAAATTTGAGATCGCTTCTTCTCTGGCTGATATCGGAGTCCATGTTGTAGAAGCTGGCTCTGCAGCCGCATCTGAAGGTGAACTGGCGGCAATCCGGCGTATCACGGAAGCAGGACTTGGCATTGAGTGCTGTACGTATGTACGGGCGCTTGAGCAGGATATTGACCTTGCAGCGGATGCAGGCGCAGACTCTGTCCACCTTGTTGTGCCCGTAAGTGATCTTCATATCAGGGAAAAATTACGAAAGGACCGTGAACAGATCCGTACGATGGCAGTGAAGGCCGTCGAGTATGCAAAGGATCGTGGCCTTATCGTTGAACTCTCCGGTGAAGACGCATCACGTGCCGACCAGACATATTTGCGCTCCCTTTTTAGGGAAGGTGTTGAGCATGGAGCGGACCGGTTGTGTTTCTGCGATACGGTAGGTCTTATGACTCCCGAGAGGGCGGGAGAAGTGATCCCTCCGCTTTTATTTGCGCCACTAAGTATCCATTGTCATAACGACCTTGGCTTTGCTCTTGCGAATACCATTGCAGCCCTGAAAGCTGGCGCATCGTGTGCACATGTTACTGTCAACGGCCTGGGAGAACGCGCCGGCAACACGCCTTTCGAAGAAGTGGTGATGTCGCTGGAAGTATTGTATGGCGTCTCGACAGGGATCAAAACAGAGCATATATACCAGCTATCCACGCTTGTATCAAGGTTGACGGGCATCGCATTGCCCGCCAACAAAGCGATCGTGGGCTCGATGGCATTTACCCATGAATCTGGCATTCATGCCCATGGGGTACTGAAGAATGCAAAGACCTACGAACCAATCCCGCCCGAACGTGTCGGACGTAAGCGGCGGATCGTTCTCGGGAAACATTCCGGAAGTGCTTCAGTTCAGGCATCGCTTCAGGAACTTGGATATCAGGTGAACGCTGAACAGCTTGCGGCGATAGTCAGGCGCATCAAGGCTCTTGGGGATGAGGGTAAACGAATCACCGATACGGATCTCATGACGATTGCCGATGCCGTTCTTCAGATAGAATGTGCTCCGGTCCTTAACCTCAGGCAGTTTACGGTGGTCTCAGGAAACCGTTCCATACCGACCGCTTCGGTTACCATGTCTGTCAACAACATGGAAATTACCGGTGCATCAACCGGAAACGGTCCCGTTGATGCGGTCATCCGGGCCCTTCGTGAGTCGGTCAGCGGGGTTGGTGATATCGTCCTTGAGGATTATCATGTCAGTGCCATTGAAGGGGGGACCGATGCCCTTGTTGATGTAACTGTTAAATTGAGTAAGGACGGTAAATTATTAACATCCCGCGGAGCGCGCACCGATATAATCACAGCAAGTGTCGAGGCGGTCGTTGCAGGGATGAATCGTTTATTGAGGGAAGACAATGAAAAGCGGGGCAAAGATTCTCTTTGA
- the purH gene encoding bifunctional phosphoribosylaminoimidazolecarboxamide formyltransferase/IMP cyclohydrolase, with protein MKNALLSVWDKTGLVDLARILAEHNINIISSGGTGKALSEAGIEFTEVSEYTGWPEMMDGRVKTLHPKVHGGLLGRRGKDDDEMSRNGIEPIDLVVVNLYPFEEMAASGLPLDELVEYIDIGGPAMIRASAKNFRDVAVVMDPSDYPLVMDAVKRGEFSADERLSLAKKVFARTASYDAAISNYLYGLESEFPEVLTVQLRNGRTLRYGENPHQKAAVYGDKGIAVQIPIQGKQMSYNNYLDADAAVGLVREFDVPAAVIVKHNNPCGVAVGASLIEAYVRAREVDPVSAYGSVIAMNREIGDDVAEEIASTFVEVVIAPSYTESALKIMSKKENMRILYVPENEPADALRSIDGGALVQRTPEMYAEEWQVVTEREPTSQEMEAMKLAWKVCKHTKSNTIIFADSVATLGIGAGQMSRVDAAKIAVSKANAPLNGSSVASDAFLPFPDALEEAVNAGATALIQPGGSIRDDIVIKAANRLNVAMVFTGTRHFRH; from the coding sequence ATGAAAAATGCACTCCTATCAGTATGGGATAAGACGGGACTTGTCGACCTGGCCCGTATTCTTGCCGAACACAATATAAATATCATAAGCTCGGGGGGCACAGGAAAGGCTCTTTCAGAAGCCGGTATCGAATTTACCGAAGTGTCGGAATATACCGGATGGCCGGAAATGATGGATGGACGGGTTAAAACGCTCCATCCGAAGGTGCATGGCGGGCTGCTTGGCAGGCGGGGGAAGGATGACGATGAGATGTCACGCAACGGCATTGAGCCCATTGATCTCGTCGTGGTTAATCTCTATCCGTTTGAAGAGATGGCGGCCTCCGGCCTCCCGCTCGATGAACTCGTGGAATATATCGACATAGGAGGGCCGGCAATGATCCGTGCCTCGGCAAAGAATTTCCGCGATGTTGCTGTGGTTATGGATCCCTCCGATTACCCACTAGTAATGGATGCCGTCAAACGCGGTGAATTTAGTGCGGATGAACGTCTCTCTCTCGCAAAGAAGGTATTTGCCCGCACCGCATCCTATGACGCGGCCATATCCAACTATCTCTATGGTCTCGAGAGTGAATTCCCTGAAGTTCTGACAGTACAGCTCCGTAACGGCCGGACACTCAGGTATGGAGAGAATCCCCATCAGAAGGCTGCAGTCTATGGTGACAAAGGTATTGCCGTCCAGATTCCGATTCAGGGCAAGCAAATGTCCTATAACAATTATCTGGATGCGGATGCTGCGGTCGGCCTGGTCCGGGAGTTCGATGTTCCGGCAGCGGTGATCGTCAAGCACAACAATCCATGCGGTGTTGCCGTCGGCGCCAGTCTGATTGAAGCGTACGTAAGAGCGCGCGAGGTTGATCCGGTCTCTGCATATGGTTCGGTTATCGCGATGAACAGGGAAATCGGCGATGATGTGGCAGAAGAAATTGCTTCAACATTTGTTGAAGTGGTAATCGCACCGTCCTACACCGAATCTGCCCTGAAAATAATGTCGAAGAAGGAAAACATGCGTATCCTTTATGTTCCTGAGAATGAGCCGGCCGATGCACTCCGCTCCATTGACGGGGGGGCGCTGGTTCAACGGACTCCGGAGATGTATGCAGAAGAGTGGCAGGTAGTGACCGAGCGGGAACCCACATCGCAGGAGATGGAGGCAATGAAACTCGCATGGAAAGTATGTAAACACACCAAGAGCAACACGATCATCTTTGCTGATTCTGTGGCAACCCTCGGTATTGGAGCAGGTCAGATGAGCCGGGTTGATGCTGCAAAGATTGCCGTGTCCAAGGCAAACGCCCCACTGAACGGATCGTCGGTTGCATCAGATGCATTTCTCCCGTTCCCCGACGCCCTTGAAGAAGCGGTAAATGCCGGTGCAACCGCTCTCATTCAGCCAGGAGGTTCTATCAGGGATGATATTGTCATCAAAGCCGCAAACCGCCTGAATGTCGCGATGGTCTTCACCGGAACCCGGCATTTCCGGCATTAA
- a CDS encoding glycosyltransferase codes for MKVSVVVPTYNEEANIARCLTSLNDQTMPRDMYEIIVVDGNSKDRTRDIAKPLADHVIIQKRKKVGGARNDGFDLASAEFVVTTDGDCIFPREWLDVIFDEFSRRPDAVTLYGPVFPIEKGLKNYLSLVLANTFSRLGYYSHMLYYTLGANTAFRRDAFLEAGGYRVSDAGDDLEIARRMKLLGKVVFISRMKVGFSMRRYDQYGALKSIYEWLYIVWKGGDADKYSYTQREYNKK; via the coding sequence ATGAAAGTATCTGTTGTTGTTCCGACCTACAATGAAGAGGCCAATATTGCCCGGTGTCTTACATCCCTCAATGACCAGACGATGCCGCGGGATATGTATGAAATCATCGTGGTCGATGGAAATTCGAAGGATCGCACCCGTGACATTGCGAAGCCGCTTGCGGATCATGTCATTATCCAGAAGCGAAAAAAGGTGGGTGGGGCCAGAAATGACGGGTTTGACCTTGCATCCGCTGAGTTCGTGGTGACGACCGATGGTGACTGCATCTTTCCCCGGGAATGGCTGGACGTAATCTTTGATGAGTTTTCCCGCAGGCCTGACGCCGTGACCCTCTATGGGCCGGTCTTTCCCATAGAAAAAGGATTGAAAAATTACCTTTCCCTGGTGCTCGCAAACACGTTTTCGCGGCTGGGGTACTATTCCCATATGCTCTACTATACCCTTGGGGCAAATACGGCTTTTCGGCGTGATGCGTTTCTGGAGGCCGGAGGATACCGTGTCTCGGATGCCGGGGATGATCTGGAGATTGCCCGAAGAATGAAACTTCTGGGAAAGGTCGTGTTCATCTCCCGAATGAAAGTGGGCTTCTCCATGCGGCGATATGATCAGTATGGCGCTCTCAAATCCATATATGAATGGCTCTATATCGTCTGGAAAGGCGGAGATGCAGATAAATACAGTTACACACAGCGGGAATACAATAAGAAATAA
- a CDS encoding protoporphyrinogen/coproporphyrinogen oxidase, with protein sequence MTTAILGGGLTGLTLARLLQEKGEDVIVLEQEEAIGGLCRSHTGDGYTFDIGGSHIIFSRDVEVLAWMREVIGENQDERERNTKIFYKGSYVKYPFENGLSQLPEEDRFFCINEFVRTLIEAEKGTLPAPQNFRDWIYTTFGKGIAECYMVPYNEKIWNYPTEKMSYHWVDGRIPRPPVEDIIRSAIGIETEGYTHQSVFSYPVTGGIEALIGAVAAPVQERIRTGFKVTSVTRDDDGAFLISDGRENIRAENCISTIPLQHLLPCLAAVPEDVMSACTALRYNSLACICLGVRGDVAPYSWLYIPQKELGMFNRISFPSNYSTEVAPENCSSILAEITYNDGDAVSNMPDDELISHTVDGLTEMGLLTPSDVTYASVFRQKFAYVVYDLEYQDNVVVVRNFAESMGIQQVGRFAEFEYLNMDGCIRHVFDFIEKLNPD encoded by the coding sequence GTGACGACAGCAATACTTGGCGGCGGCCTGACCGGTCTAACCCTGGCACGGCTTCTGCAGGAAAAGGGGGAGGATGTCATCGTCCTTGAACAGGAGGAGGCAATAGGGGGTCTGTGCCGTTCCCATACCGGGGACGGGTATACATTTGACATCGGGGGATCCCACATCATATTTTCCCGTGATGTCGAGGTTCTGGCATGGATGAGAGAGGTTATCGGGGAGAACCAGGACGAGCGGGAGCGTAACACCAAGATATTCTATAAAGGATCGTATGTAAAATACCCGTTTGAAAACGGACTCTCCCAACTTCCCGAAGAGGACCGTTTCTTCTGTATCAATGAATTTGTCCGGACACTGATTGAGGCGGAGAAGGGAACCCTGCCGGCTCCTCAGAATTTCCGGGACTGGATCTACACGACATTCGGAAAGGGAATCGCTGAATGTTATATGGTTCCCTACAACGAGAAGATCTGGAATTATCCGACCGAGAAGATGTCATATCATTGGGTGGATGGCCGTATCCCCCGGCCTCCGGTTGAGGATATCATACGGTCGGCGATAGGGATTGAGACGGAAGGATATACCCATCAGTCGGTATTTTCCTACCCTGTCACTGGTGGTATCGAGGCCCTGATAGGAGCCGTAGCCGCCCCGGTACAAGAGCGCATCCGCACTGGATTTAAAGTAACATCGGTGACCCGTGACGACGATGGTGCATTTCTGATAAGCGATGGGCGCGAGAATATCCGGGCAGAGAACTGCATCTCGACCATTCCACTGCAGCATCTCCTTCCGTGCCTTGCCGCCGTTCCGGAGGACGTGATGAGTGCCTGTACCGCACTTCGATATAATTCCCTTGCCTGTATCTGTCTGGGAGTGCGCGGGGATGTCGCCCCCTATTCCTGGCTTTATATACCTCAAAAAGAGCTGGGTATGTTTAACCGGATCTCATTTCCCTCGAATTATTCGACAGAGGTGGCCCCGGAGAATTGCAGTTCCATCCTCGCCGAAATCACTTATAATGACGGGGATGCCGTCTCGAATATGCCTGACGACGAACTCATCAGCCATACCGTCGACGGCCTGACAGAGATGGGGCTCCTCACTCCATCCGATGTTACCTACGCTTCGGTCTTCAGGCAAAAATTTGCCTACGTGGTCTATGATCTTGAATATCAGGACAATGTCGTCGTCGTCCGGAATTTTGCGGAATCAATGGGTATTCAACAGGTTGGAAGGTTTGCGGAATTCGAGTATCTGAATATGGACGGATGCATCCGGCATGTGTTTGACTTCATAGAGAAGCTAAATCCGGATTAA
- a CDS encoding ABC transporter ATP-binding protein, which produces MAEEIFRYENVSIAFGAIPLLTGFNLTVKKGDKVLLKGPSGKGKSTLLRMIPGFSHPTTGTVYYREKHILSSTIHTTRREVAYISQDTDIGEDLVSKMIDDIFSFEANEKISYIEKLPQLLHELELDESILSKRFTDLSGGEKQRIAIIIALLLERTIYILDEVTSALDPTMKKRVANLFLSRDEWTILVVSHDTCWIQDGVRSVPLKEAGHADA; this is translated from the coding sequence ATGGCAGAAGAAATTTTCCGATATGAGAACGTCAGTATTGCCTTTGGAGCCATACCTCTTCTCACCGGATTTAATCTCACAGTCAAAAAGGGTGACAAGGTCCTCCTGAAGGGCCCCTCCGGCAAAGGGAAAAGTACTCTTCTCAGGATGATACCCGGATTTTCCCACCCAACAACGGGGACCGTCTATTACCGGGAGAAACACATTCTCTCATCTACCATACACACAACACGCCGTGAAGTGGCATATATCTCACAGGACACGGATATCGGGGAAGATCTTGTTTCGAAGATGATCGACGATATTTTTTCATTCGAAGCAAATGAGAAGATCTCGTATATTGAAAAATTACCGCAACTGTTGCATGAACTGGAACTCGATGAGAGCATCCTTTCAAAGAGGTTTACGGATCTTTCCGGTGGAGAGAAACAGAGGATCGCAATCATAATTGCCCTTCTTCTTGAGCGCACCATCTATATTCTTGACGAGGTGACCTCCGCTCTTGACCCGACGATGAAAAAGAGAGTTGCAAATCTGTTCCTTTCCCGCGATGAATGGACGATTTTGGTAGTATCACACGATACCTGCTGGATTCAGGACGGCGTTAGATCAGTGCCTCTGAAGGAGGCGGGGCATGCAGACGCCTGA
- the ilvN gene encoding acetolactate synthase small subunit: MKPHTLSILVENKPGVLSRVAGLFTRRGYNIESLAVGTSEEPDMSRITVVSIGDDEAIEQIKKQLNKLIEVVKVTDLTYVDHVAREIALIKVQAEPGSTRAEVMQLADHFRARIVDVGKKTVILEVTGDTSKINALESLLDQYGIKELVRTGKIAMPRGSRAGAPKSR, translated from the coding sequence ATGAAACCACATACGCTGAGTATCCTCGTTGAGAACAAACCCGGTGTTCTCTCACGGGTTGCCGGTCTCTTCACCAGACGTGGATACAACATCGAGAGTCTTGCAGTCGGGACTTCTGAAGAACCTGATATGAGCCGGATTACCGTCGTGTCCATTGGCGATGACGAGGCGATCGAGCAGATTAAAAAACAGCTAAATAAACTCATTGAGGTGGTGAAGGTAACGGATCTCACCTATGTTGATCACGTTGCCCGTGAAATTGCCCTCATCAAGGTGCAGGCAGAACCGGGAAGTACGCGAGCGGAGGTGATGCAGCTTGCCGATCATTTCCGTGCTCGCATCGTGGATGTCGGAAAGAAGACGGTGATACTTGAAGTAACCGGCGACACCTCGAAAATCAATGCCCTTGAGAGTCTTCTCGATCAATATGGAATAAAGGAGCTTGTGAGAACCGGAAAAATCGCAATGCCGCGTGGTTCAAGGGCCGGCGCTCCAAAATCCCGTTAA